From Primulina tabacum isolate GXHZ01 chromosome 2, ASM2559414v2, whole genome shotgun sequence, one genomic window encodes:
- the LOC142537118 gene encoding uncharacterized protein LOC142537118, producing MGRLVLIGCGVGVVILSPPGEKTKLALRIDSRVTNNEAEYEVVISSIRAAREVGDSWIILYSDSQLITQQIKGVYEAKDDRMLKYLQLIQAQAETFVDWSIEQIPREENGEVDALTKMAASLTENCPRTKPKLKRSRDKLPVRHGYRGPLPNCSGSEKFLLVAVDYFSKWVEVEPLAKITEQEVLKFLWKNIVCRFGVPRKLISDNGRQFQGKEITSWCRKMKITQSFTSVAYHQANGQTEVVNRVIVQALKTRLQGKGKDWVEELPSILWAYRTTPPAPTQETPFNLVYGFEAILPIEIGQTSHRVESYPDDNYQSRAMELDLVEEKRDRAFIRMEAYRSRVMKSYNKKVGSETSK from the exons ATGGGGCGTCTTGTCCTTATAGGGTGTGGAGTAGGAGTTGTAATATTATCTCCCCCGGGAGAAAAGACTAAATTGGCACTAAGGATTGATTCCCGGGTAACCAATAATGAGGCCGAGTATGAAGTTGTCATCTCCAGTATCCGAGCTGCCCGGGAGGTTGGAGATTCTTGGATTATTCTGTACTCTGATTCACAGCTAATTACTCAACAGATAAAGGGCGTTTATGAAGCTAAGGATGACAGGATGCTCAAATATCTACAGCTCATTCAAGCCCAAGCAGAAACCTTTgtggattggagtattgaacaaATACCCCGGGAGGAGAATGGAGAGGTTGATGCTCTGACAAAAATGGCTGCTTCTTTGACAGAG AACTGCCCGAGGACAAAGCCCAAGCTCAAAAGATCAAGAGACAAGctcccag TGAGACATGGATATCGTGGGCCCCTTCCCAATTGCTCGGGCTCAGAAAAATTCTTGCTGGTGGCTGTAGATTATTTCTCTAAGTGGGTGGAAGTTGAGCCCTTGGCCAAGATCACCGAGCAGGAAGTTTTGAAATTTCTATGGAAGAACATAGTATGCCGGTTTGGAGTACCCAGAAAACTGATCTCAGATAATGGAAGACAGTTTCAGGGCAAAGAGATTACATCATGGTGCCGGAAAATGAAGATCACTCAGTCTTTCACCTCTGTTGCCTATCATCAAGCTAATGGCCAAACAGAAGTTGTGAATAGAGTCATTGTACAAGCATTAAAAACTAGGCTGCAAGGTAAAGGAAAGGACTGGGTGGAAGAATTACCCAGTATTCTCTGGGCATATAGAACCACTCCCCCggcacctactcaagaaactcctttcaaCTTGGTATATGGTTTTGAAGCTATCCTTCCAATTGAGATTGGGCAAACGTCTCaccgggtagaatcttacccggacGACAATTATCAAAGCCGGGCCATGGAGTTGGATTTAGTGGAGGAAAAAAGAGACCGAGCATTCATTCGAATGGAAGCATATCGGAGCCGggttatgaaatcatataacaagaAGGTCGGATCCGAAACTTCCAAGTAG